The following coding sequences lie in one Mucilaginibacter sp. KACC 22773 genomic window:
- a CDS encoding methyltransferase domain-containing protein, translating to MEAYPFFPFFPSADDVNKGLVKQKKINPNAGLFSNDAAFDWLYPEHFQLLSPKHWTPLAIAHTAANFLAEPGARVLDIGSGAGKFCLAAAYHFPETYFYGVEQRHELICLSEEAKGYTKLTNVNFIYANITQVNFREFDHFYFYNSFYENIDSENKIDDSLELSQSLYAYYNQYLCAELDKKPLGTRLVTFHSLEQEIPSGFRLADIACNGLMKMWIKA from the coding sequence ATGGAAGCTTACCCTTTTTTCCCTTTCTTCCCGTCGGCAGATGACGTCAACAAAGGCCTGGTAAAACAAAAAAAAATTAATCCGAATGCGGGCTTGTTCAGTAATGATGCCGCATTTGACTGGCTGTACCCTGAACATTTTCAGCTGCTATCGCCGAAACATTGGACACCATTGGCCATTGCGCATACCGCTGCCAATTTTTTGGCCGAGCCTGGCGCCCGGGTACTGGATATAGGCAGTGGCGCCGGTAAATTTTGCCTGGCTGCAGCCTACCATTTTCCCGAAACCTATTTTTATGGCGTTGAACAACGGCACGAGCTGATATGCCTGTCTGAAGAAGCCAAAGGATATACCAAATTGACCAATGTAAATTTCATCTATGCCAATATTACCCAGGTGAATTTTAGGGAGTTTGATCATTTTTATTTCTATAATTCCTTTTATGAAAATATCGATTCCGAAAACAAAATAGATGATAGCCTGGAATTATCGCAAAGCCTTTATGCCTACTATAACCAGTACCTGTGCGCCGAACTGGATAAAAAGCCATTGGGAACAAGGCTGGTTACCTTTCATAGCCTGGAGCAGGAAATACCATCCGGCTTCAGGCTGGCAGATATAGCCTGCAATGGCCTGATGAAAATGTGGATTAAAGCCTGA
- a CDS encoding Crp/Fnr family transcriptional regulator has product MSLSGIFPIDRWNFTTQSTLHVLSEADHADLLAHHSDQHYQKGDVIFREGTVPSGIFLIKRGKVKKYKVDNTAKEQIFYVANQGELFGYHAVLSDERYPDSAAAIEDSLISFIPKEDFISILHRSPAFTWRLLKALSHEFTVLTNSISVIAQRTASERLAIALIVLREKYKVEGADEKNIVLNITRLDLANMAGIAQENVIRLLKEFKAEGIVETDGRKIWVKDLQRLIKKSNYK; this is encoded by the coding sequence ATGAGCCTATCCGGAATTTTTCCAATCGACAGGTGGAATTTTACCACGCAATCAACGCTTCATGTGCTTTCCGAAGCCGACCATGCAGATTTACTTGCGCACCACAGCGATCAGCATTACCAGAAAGGCGACGTGATTTTCAGGGAAGGTACCGTACCCTCGGGCATATTTTTAATTAAAAGGGGCAAAGTCAAAAAATACAAGGTTGATAATACCGCGAAAGAACAAATCTTTTATGTAGCCAACCAGGGCGAGTTATTCGGTTACCACGCAGTGCTGTCTGATGAACGGTACCCAGACTCGGCGGCGGCTATTGAAGATAGCCTGATAAGTTTTATACCCAAGGAAGATTTTATCAGCATTTTACACAGGTCACCGGCTTTTACCTGGCGGCTGCTCAAGGCGTTAAGCCATGAATTTACAGTATTAACCAACAGTATTTCGGTAATCGCGCAGCGCACAGCCTCAGAACGGCTGGCCATAGCCCTTATCGTGCTCCGGGAGAAATATAAAGTAGAAGGTGCCGATGAAAAAAATATTGTTTTAAATATCACCAGGCTCGATCTGGCTAATATGGCGGGCATTGCACAAGAAAACGTAATTCGCTTATTAAAGGAGTTTAAAGCAGAAGGCATCGTAGAAACTGATGGCCGTAAAATATGGGTTAAAGACTTACAGCGGCTGATCAAAAAATCAAACTATAAATAA
- a CDS encoding response regulator gives METIMVQEADAATLDVVATALQMEGYRVCSLDDTNENALEMIRRHHPKLVLLDCWLSHNSAGQVSQWIKAHFPHLPVIAFSCDNQIEAKYRQFGFDDYIQKPFELHKLYQVIRKYLPQRHKRRETTDHA, from the coding sequence ATGGAAACAATTATGGTACAAGAAGCGGATGCCGCTACCCTGGATGTGGTAGCCACTGCTTTACAAATGGAAGGCTACCGGGTTTGCAGCCTGGACGATACGAACGAAAATGCGTTGGAAATGATCAGGCGCCATCACCCCAAACTGGTTTTACTTGACTGTTGGCTCAGCCACAATTCGGCGGGGCAGGTTAGCCAGTGGATAAAAGCGCATTTCCCACACCTGCCGGTAATCGCTTTTAGCTGTGATAACCAAATTGAAGCAAAATACCGGCAATTTGGCTTTGATGATTATATCCAAAAGCCGTTTGAGCTGCATAAACTATACCAGGTAATCAGAAAATATTTACCCCAACGCCATAAGCGCCGGGAAACTACCGACCACGCTTAA
- the tal gene encoding transaldolase, which translates to METNKIKQIQEFGQSIWLDLLDRGLIRSGRLKKMIEEDGLRGMTSNPAIFEKAISGSADYDEQIRELAEKYQNNEAIFYELAITDIREAADLFEPVFRTGHDGFVSLEVSPHLARDTSRTIRQATELWRKTDRKNVMIKIPATAEGLPAIRRAICEGININITLLFGLDRYEAVTDAYLSGLEDRLADGQPIDQIASVASFFLSRIDVLVDPMLEKKGYPELRGEIAIACAKQAYQIYKRVFGSDRFKKLQENGAHPQRVLWASTGAKDPSFADTKYIEALIGPETVNTVPLETLDAYRDHGQPESRLEQGTDEAVQALARLKKIGINIDEVTAQLETEAIEKFNKPYDQLLQAIEEKKARSRARSYAL; encoded by the coding sequence ATGGAAACTAATAAAATCAAACAAATTCAGGAGTTCGGCCAAAGCATTTGGCTGGATTTGCTGGACAGGGGGCTCATCCGCTCGGGCAGGTTAAAAAAAATGATTGAAGAAGACGGCCTGCGGGGCATGACCTCGAACCCGGCCATTTTTGAAAAAGCCATTAGCGGTAGCGCTGATTACGACGAGCAGATCAGGGAACTGGCAGAAAAGTACCAAAACAACGAGGCCATTTTTTATGAGCTGGCAATTACAGATATCCGGGAGGCGGCCGACCTGTTCGAACCCGTTTTCAGAACCGGGCATGACGGTTTTGTCAGCCTGGAGGTTTCGCCACACCTGGCGCGGGATACCAGCAGGACCATAAGGCAGGCAACGGAACTTTGGCGAAAGACGGACCGGAAAAACGTAATGATCAAAATACCCGCCACCGCCGAAGGTTTACCCGCCATCCGCAGGGCTATCTGCGAGGGGATTAATATCAATATCACGCTGCTGTTTGGGCTGGATCGCTATGAAGCCGTTACCGACGCTTACCTGTCGGGACTGGAAGACCGTTTGGCCGATGGCCAGCCAATTGACCAAATTGCTTCGGTAGCCAGCTTTTTCCTAAGCCGCATTGATGTACTGGTAGACCCTATGCTGGAAAAAAAGGGCTATCCCGAATTAAGGGGTGAAATAGCGATTGCCTGCGCCAAACAGGCTTACCAGATATATAAAAGGGTTTTCGGCAGCGACCGCTTTAAAAAATTGCAGGAAAACGGCGCCCACCCGCAACGCGTGTTATGGGCCAGCACCGGCGCCAAAGATCCATCTTTCGCGGATACCAAGTATATAGAGGCCCTTATTGGCCCCGAAACCGTGAATACCGTGCCACTGGAAACGCTGGACGCCTACCGCGATCATGGGCAGCCGGAAAGCAGGTTGGAACAGGGCACAGACGAAGCTGTGCAGGCGCTGGCCCGCCTGAAAAAGATAGGGATCAATATTGATGAGGTTACCGCACAATTGGAAACCGAGGCAATCGAAAAGTTTAACAAGCCATATGACCAGTTATTGCAGGCTATCGAAGAGAAAAAAGCACGGTCCCGGGCCAGGTCTTACGCTCTTTAA
- a CDS encoding DinB family protein: MNDTLFASEFARELEAESPASLKCLERIPLRLFGWKPHERSMEMGYLALLVAEIPLWITHIIKHSEIDFATFQHFKPDDTQGLVNYFKQNVAGAKATLLNVGEGELAETFYLKTGGRELLRSSKKEQVESTINHMVHHRGQLTVYMRLNDIEVPSIYGPSADDRSFTSASGVQYL, from the coding sequence ATGAACGACACATTGTTTGCAAGTGAATTTGCCAGGGAACTGGAGGCCGAATCGCCGGCCAGTCTCAAATGCCTGGAGCGGATCCCACTCCGGCTGTTTGGCTGGAAACCGCATGAAAGATCTATGGAAATGGGTTACCTGGCGTTGCTTGTGGCCGAGATACCCTTATGGATTACACATATCATCAAACATTCCGAGATCGACTTTGCTACCTTTCAGCATTTTAAACCGGATGATACGCAAGGCCTGGTAAATTATTTTAAACAAAACGTGGCAGGGGCTAAAGCAACCCTGTTAAATGTCGGCGAAGGTGAATTGGCAGAAACCTTTTATCTTAAAACAGGTGGCCGGGAATTGCTCCGGTCATCCAAAAAAGAGCAGGTAGAATCGACGATTAACCATATGGTGCACCACCGCGGGCAACTAACAGTTTATATGCGCCTGAACGATATTGAGGTGCCATCAATATATGGGCCTTCGGCAGACGACAGGAGTTTTACTTCGGCAAGTGGTGTACAGTATCTGTAA
- a CDS encoding PRC-barrel domain-containing protein, whose amino-acid sequence MKRNVKSLAGFSMGATDGEFGKLEEFYFDDETWTIRYLIVKTGGWLFGRRVLISPAALKTPDWENKVFPVNLTKKQIEHSPDIDTERTVSRQQEIDLYSHYGWPYMGSAGAGFYGGMGMSGMMESRVPFEESILATTTGDKHVNPHLRSTREVTGYRIHATNGEIGDVEDFIVDDQSWRIHFLVVDTGHWFPGKKVLVSPKWITHVKWEEDAVYVDITVNAVKNSPEYDPSVPLPETNENEFYRHYGNEAENSY is encoded by the coding sequence ATGAAACGGAATGTAAAAAGTTTGGCTGGCTTCAGTATGGGGGCAACCGATGGTGAATTTGGAAAACTGGAAGAGTTTTATTTTGACGATGAAACCTGGACTATACGTTACCTGATTGTTAAAACGGGGGGTTGGCTGTTTGGCCGCAGGGTGCTGATTTCGCCTGCTGCATTAAAAACGCCCGATTGGGAAAATAAAGTTTTCCCGGTGAACCTAACCAAAAAGCAAATTGAACACAGCCCTGATATTGATACGGAAAGAACAGTTTCCCGGCAGCAGGAAATCGACCTGTATAGTCACTACGGCTGGCCATACATGGGTTCCGCCGGAGCAGGATTTTATGGGGGCATGGGTATGTCGGGCATGATGGAGTCCCGGGTACCGTTTGAAGAAAGCATTTTGGCAACAACAACCGGCGATAAGCACGTCAACCCACATCTGCGCAGCACCCGCGAAGTTACAGGTTACCGCATTCATGCCACTAACGGCGAAATTGGCGATGTGGAAGATTTTATTGTTGACGATCAAAGTTGGCGCATCCATTTCCTGGTAGTGGATACCGGTCATTGGTTTCCGGGAAAAAAGGTGCTGGTATCACCCAAATGGATCACCCATGTAAAATGGGAAGAAGACGCGGTTTATGTAGATATCACGGTTAACGCCGTAAAGAACAGTCCTGAATACGACCCCTCGGTGCCGCTGCCCGAAACCAATGAAAATGAATTTTACAGGCACTACGGTAACGAGGCAGAAAACAGCTATTGA
- a CDS encoding SHOCT domain-containing protein, translating into MWYYQYYWGMNWIWWIVWGLIVIWIFALPIGIPGQRYQRERPLDILKKRFARGEIDQKEYRERKAELEK; encoded by the coding sequence ATGTGGTATTATCAATATTACTGGGGAATGAACTGGATTTGGTGGATAGTTTGGGGCCTGATAGTCATTTGGATATTTGCCCTGCCTATTGGCATACCCGGGCAGCGGTATCAGCGGGAAAGACCGCTGGATATCCTAAAAAAACGTTTTGCCAGGGGCGAGATTGACCAAAAAGAATACCGGGAAAGAAAAGCGGAACTGGAAAAGTAA
- a CDS encoding Hsp20/alpha crystallin family protein: MTLVKFNDGKSNMLRPGFDDIFESIMNDTFLSDRMVSRVPAVNISETDGYYHIELAAPGLSKEDFKVSLDRDVLTISAEKQSGQPANDKKYNKCEYNYTSFVRSFTLPDSVDNEGINAEYTDGLLKVNVAKKEETRTASRQIEIK, translated from the coding sequence ATGACACTTGTAAAGTTTAATGACGGCAAAAGCAATATGCTGCGCCCGGGGTTCGACGACATTTTTGAATCTATCATGAACGACACTTTTTTATCCGACCGTATGGTGTCGCGCGTGCCGGCGGTTAACATTTCAGAAACGGATGGCTATTACCATATTGAACTGGCCGCGCCGGGGCTAAGCAAAGAAGATTTTAAAGTAAGCCTTGACCGCGACGTACTCACCATTTCGGCCGAAAAACAAAGCGGGCAACCGGCTAACGACAAAAAGTACAACAAATGCGAATATAATTATACCTCATTTGTACGCTCATTTACACTGCCCGATTCTGTGGATAACGAGGGTATCAATGCGGAATACACCGACGGCTTACTGAAGGTTAATGTGGCCAAAAAAGAAGAAACCAGGACGGCCAGCCGCCAGATAGAGATTAAATAA
- a CDS encoding TapB family protein encodes MKKLIILLLCAAIGGHAVNAQSCNQFVNNVNGKKLSYINHDAKGQPQMTAVYTSTKKDASTVAVHAVISDHNGKVMGTGDSEMICSGDAIKIDMKSFIPAASMKQYGDMQVNGEARYLSYPADIKAGQTLDDGSVTISLNNGGAAKGEMQMDIVNRKVEATETVTTGGGSFDCFKITYDATTTMKMMGISIPFRMKVIEWFAPKLGRFVKSETYSKNGKLMGTMTLESIN; translated from the coding sequence ATGAAAAAATTGATCATCCTGCTGCTATGCGCTGCTATTGGCGGGCATGCAGTTAACGCCCAAAGTTGTAACCAGTTTGTTAACAACGTCAACGGCAAAAAACTCAGTTATATTAACCACGATGCCAAGGGACAGCCACAAATGACCGCTGTTTATACCAGCACCAAAAAAGACGCGTCGACCGTGGCGGTACATGCCGTTATCAGCGACCATAATGGCAAGGTTATGGGCACCGGCGATTCGGAGATGATTTGCAGTGGGGACGCGATTAAGATTGATATGAAATCGTTTATCCCGGCCGCCTCTATGAAACAATACGGGGACATGCAGGTGAATGGCGAAGCCAGGTACCTTAGTTACCCTGCCGATATTAAAGCCGGGCAAACGCTTGATGATGGATCGGTAACTATCAGCCTGAATAATGGCGGCGCGGCAAAAGGGGAGATGCAAATGGACATTGTTAACCGTAAAGTAGAAGCAACCGAAACAGTAACCACGGGGGGCGGTAGTTTTGATTGCTTTAAAATAACGTACGATGCTACAACCACGATGAAGATGATGGGGATCAGTATACCTTTCAGGATGAAAGTAATCGAGTGGTTCGCGCCAAAACTGGGGCGTTTTGTAAAGTCGGAAACCTATAGTAAAAATGGCAAGCTAATGGGCACCATGACACTGGAGTCTATTAACTGA
- a CDS encoding chromate resistance protein ChrB domain-containing protein, whose amino-acid sequence MKWITREHPKIDRIACPWLIKRFIDSEAEIIYVPVDQVISQAAALNAIPFDLPGVEYTHYDDQCTFDYFIKKHQLKDIALDRIAAIVRGADTDRHDFAPQASGLSAIFLGLSKNIPDDHELLELGIKVYDGLYTWAKYLYEQKHIQEPVEFLLLEVFNKYLKQQGSKKAPVWAKEIKEMIQDQIDTNMSLSLQQVSEELKINPAYLSREFSRYFENLSFGDYIRKMRIEKSINLMETTDYSLTEIAYLTGFSDQSHFNRIFKKQMGMRASEYKKNVVKK is encoded by the coding sequence ATGAAATGGATTACCCGCGAACATCCGAAGATAGACCGTATTGCCTGTCCCTGGCTAATCAAACGCTTTATCGATTCCGAGGCTGAGATTATTTATGTACCGGTAGACCAGGTGATTTCGCAGGCCGCAGCCTTGAATGCTATTCCCTTTGACCTTCCGGGTGTGGAGTACACGCACTACGACGACCAGTGTACCTTTGATTATTTTATAAAAAAGCATCAGCTCAAGGATATCGCGCTCGACCGCATAGCTGCCATTGTTCGGGGGGCCGATACGGATAGACATGATTTCGCCCCTCAGGCATCGGGTTTGTCGGCCATTTTTTTAGGGTTATCAAAAAATATCCCTGATGACCACGAACTGCTGGAACTGGGTATAAAAGTATATGACGGCTTATACACCTGGGCCAAATATCTGTACGAGCAAAAACATATACAGGAGCCTGTAGAATTCCTTTTACTGGAGGTTTTTAATAAATACCTGAAGCAGCAGGGATCAAAAAAAGCACCGGTATGGGCAAAAGAGATTAAGGAGATGATTCAGGACCAAATTGATACCAATATGAGCTTAAGCTTGCAACAGGTGTCGGAAGAACTAAAGATTAACCCGGCCTACCTGTCGCGGGAGTTTTCAAGGTACTTCGAAAATTTATCCTTCGGCGACTATATCCGTAAAATGCGCATCGAAAAATCAATAAACCTGATGGAAACCACCGACTACTCTTTAACGGAGATTGCTTACCTCACCGGATTTTCGGACCAAAGCCATTTTAACCGGATTTTCAAAAAACAAATGGGGATGAGGGCGTCTGAGTACAAAAAAAACGTGGTAAAAAAGTAA
- a CDS encoding TolC family protein produces the protein MKYPDLPALPKISVLAGVLLCFLFPRQTLGQQSKPYLDSLLHTATANYPLIKAKRLQTQSLQYAVKYKQNGIIPLLNASYQVDYATANNITGMVYPQFITPISGPPSKGNDYSGVPGSAAALNLQWEPITFGQRRAEVDLAKGRLKYGQADENLTLFQHQVNVIGAWLNYLLVSELIKVYRSNIDRAAFNLKQAQTLVISGLRPGTDSSSFQSEYTRAQMQLITFERQQDSTLIALKELVGGTLPAGLVVDTSLFKTLPVIALSDTITTSHPEVQLGQANLNANELALKSLKRSILPKLTLWSTGYGRGSGIAADGSVNSGDGWRFQRYNYGVGAQIAFPILEVFRHEPVWKQQELITASSREQLLQTELHLNTQKEIAASNFKRALQSAQLAPQQLHSAEYTYKGIQSRYKSGLINYYDVIQAQQLLFQSAATVSIAYYSTWRALLSEAAYSGNLNLFLNQYGK, from the coding sequence ATGAAATATCCCGACTTACCCGCCCTTCCAAAAATCAGCGTGCTTGCAGGTGTGCTTCTTTGTTTTTTATTCCCCAGGCAAACTTTGGGGCAGCAAAGTAAGCCCTATCTTGATTCCCTGCTGCATACCGCAACAGCTAATTATCCCTTGATAAAAGCCAAGAGATTGCAAACACAATCTTTACAATATGCTGTGAAGTATAAGCAGAATGGCATTATTCCGTTGCTTAACGCATCGTACCAGGTAGATTATGCAACCGCCAATAATATAACCGGCATGGTTTATCCGCAGTTTATTACACCTATCAGCGGTCCGCCAAGCAAGGGTAATGATTATAGCGGCGTGCCGGGCAGCGCGGCCGCACTTAACCTGCAATGGGAACCCATTACTTTTGGTCAGCGCCGTGCCGAAGTTGACCTGGCTAAGGGCAGATTGAAATACGGGCAGGCAGACGAGAACTTAACCCTGTTTCAGCACCAGGTAAATGTAATTGGCGCCTGGTTAAATTATTTGCTGGTTAGCGAGTTGATTAAAGTTTACCGGTCAAATATTGATAGAGCAGCTTTTAATTTAAAACAGGCCCAAACCCTGGTAATAAGCGGTTTGCGGCCCGGAACCGACTCTTCGTCCTTTCAATCGGAGTATACACGGGCCCAAATGCAATTAATTACTTTTGAAAGGCAACAGGATTCCACGTTGATAGCGCTTAAGGAACTGGTAGGTGGTACGCTACCAGCCGGCCTAGTGGTTGATACTTCACTTTTTAAAACTCTCCCCGTAATTGCTTTAAGCGATACTATAACAACCAGCCACCCCGAAGTGCAATTGGGACAGGCCAACCTAAATGCCAATGAACTGGCGTTAAAATCATTAAAGCGAAGTATCCTGCCCAAATTAACCTTATGGAGCACCGGTTACGGTCGGGGATCGGGCATTGCCGCAGATGGTTCGGTAAACTCCGGCGACGGCTGGCGCTTTCAGCGTTATAATTATGGTGTGGGGGCACAAATTGCTTTTCCGATACTGGAAGTTTTCAGGCACGAGCCCGTATGGAAACAACAGGAACTTATCACCGCATCAAGCCGTGAGCAACTTTTGCAAACCGAATTACACCTTAATACCCAAAAAGAAATTGCAGCATCCAATTTTAAAAGGGCGCTGCAATCGGCGCAGCTTGCACCGCAGCAATTACACTCCGCCGAGTATACCTACAAGGGTATTCAATCAAGATATAAGTCGGGCCTTATTAATTATTACGATGTGATCCAGGCACAGCAATTATTATTTCAGTCGGCAGCTACAGTCAGCATCGCCTATTACAGTACATGGCGGGCATTATTAAGTGAAGCGGCTTACAGTGGCAACCTCAACCTGTTTTTAAATCAATACGGCAAATGA